A DNA window from Candidatus Binatia bacterium contains the following coding sequences:
- the panC gene encoding pantoate--beta-alanine ligase: protein MRVIESIQEMREWSEAERRAGRRIVLVPTMGALHEGHLSLVREGKKSGERLIVSLFVNAAQFGPGEDFAAYPRDFERDREMLEKEKADVLFHPTVEEIYPEGYQTFVEVEKLAPLLCGEFRPGHFRGVATVIAKLFNIARPHAAIFGAKDYQQTQLIRRMVEDLNYDVEIVGCPIVRDEDGLALSSRNRYLSPAERAAALSLSRSLRRAESMVEEGERESRRVIAAVRAEIEKEPLARIEYARVCDPETLEEVAKIQGSGAVLALAVRVGGTRLIDNTLLKT, encoded by the coding sequence ATGCGCGTCATCGAAAGCATCCAAGAGATGAGAGAGTGGAGCGAGGCAGAGCGGCGCGCCGGGCGGCGCATCGTCCTGGTGCCGACGATGGGTGCGCTCCATGAAGGCCATCTGAGCCTCGTTCGCGAGGGAAAAAAAAGCGGCGAGCGATTGATCGTGTCGCTCTTCGTCAATGCGGCTCAATTCGGCCCGGGCGAAGATTTTGCCGCCTATCCGCGCGACTTCGAGCGCGACCGGGAAATGCTTGAGAAAGAGAAGGCGGACGTTTTGTTTCACCCGACGGTGGAGGAGATATACCCGGAAGGCTACCAAACTTTTGTCGAGGTCGAGAAGCTTGCCCCGCTGCTTTGCGGGGAGTTTCGCCCGGGACATTTTCGCGGCGTCGCGACGGTTATCGCCAAGCTCTTCAACATCGCGCGGCCGCATGCGGCGATCTTCGGCGCCAAAGATTACCAGCAGACCCAGCTTATCCGCCGAATGGTCGAAGATTTAAACTACGACGTGGAAATCGTGGGCTGCCCGATCGTGCGCGATGAAGACGGCCTCGCGCTCAGCTCGCGCAACCGTTATCTGAGCCCGGCTGAGAGAGCGGCGGCGCTGAGTCTCTCCCGCTCGCTCCGGCGCGCGGAGTCGATGGTCGAGGAAGGCGAAAGAGAAAGCAGGCGTGTTATCGCCGCCGTGCGCGCCGAGATCGAGAAAGAGCCGCTGGCGCGGATCGAGTATGCCAGAGTGTGCGATCCTGAAACTCTGGAGGAAGTGGCGAAAATCCAAGGCAGCGGGGCCGTTCTGGCGTTGGCCGTCCGGGTCGGCGGAACCAGATTAATTGACAACACACTGCTTAAGACATAG
- the panB gene encoding 3-methyl-2-oxobutanoate hydroxymethyltransferase, protein MADKVTVPEIVKMKQAGRKIAVLTAYDYSFARVLDEAGIDILLVGDSVGSVIQGRDSTLPVTLEEMIYHTRAVARGRKSALLVGDMPFLSYQVSIEEAKRNAGRFLSEGGAEAVKIEGGEPMLKTIAAIVEMGIPVMGHVGLTPQSIHSFGGYKVQGKKKEARERIVRDALAVEEGGAFSVVLEGIPLELAKEITQRLSIPTIGIGAGMHCDGQVLVVHDMLGLFDMYTPKFVKQYADLKGIMGDAVKRFIAEVRDGSFPDDEHSFH, encoded by the coding sequence ATGGCTGACAAAGTCACCGTGCCTGAAATCGTCAAGATGAAACAAGCGGGGCGAAAGATCGCCGTGCTGACCGCCTACGATTACTCGTTCGCGCGGGTTTTGGACGAGGCCGGGATCGATATCCTGCTCGTCGGCGACTCCGTCGGCTCGGTGATCCAGGGGCGCGACAGCACACTGCCCGTCACTTTGGAAGAGATGATTTATCATACGCGGGCCGTGGCGCGCGGGCGCAAGAGCGCTCTGCTCGTCGGCGACATGCCGTTTCTCTCGTATCAGGTCAGCATCGAGGAGGCGAAGCGCAACGCGGGAAGATTTTTAAGCGAGGGCGGCGCCGAGGCGGTAAAGATCGAAGGCGGCGAGCCGATGCTTAAAACGATCGCAGCGATCGTCGAGATGGGAATACCGGTCATGGGCCACGTCGGCTTGACGCCGCAGTCGATTCACAGCTTCGGCGGCTACAAAGTCCAGGGCAAAAAGAAAGAAGCGAGAGAGCGGATCGTTCGCGACGCGCTCGCCGTGGAAGAGGGCGGGGCTTTCTCAGTCGTCCTGGAAGGCATTCCTCTGGAGCTGGCGAAGGAGATCACCCAGCGGCTCTCGATTCCGACAATCGGCATCGGCGCGGGCATGCACTGCGACGGCCAGGTCCTCGTGGTTCACGACATGCTCGGCCTCTTCGACATGTACACGCCCAAGTTCGTCAAGCAGTACGCCGATCTTAAGGGCATCATGGGAGACGCCGTGAAGCGTTTCATCGCCGAGGTGAGAGACGGGAGTTTCCCGGACGACGAGCATTCGTTCCATTAA
- a CDS encoding deoxynucleoside kinase — protein sequence MANKKYIVVEGPIGVGKTSLAKMLAAEFQARTVFETVEDNPFLAKFYQDRETFAFQNQLFFLLSRYQQQRKLIQQELFSQATVSDYLFAKDKIFASLTLSAEELGLYHQIYQLLDPRLSKPDLVVYLQARPDVLYKRLKKRDKSYERGVSLEYLTEVAQAYNQFFFHYDESPLLVVNTSEIDFVQSSQDLADLIREINSMGSGTQHYIPLGSR from the coding sequence ATGGCGAACAAAAAGTACATCGTGGTCGAGGGGCCGATCGGTGTGGGGAAGACGAGCCTGGCGAAAATGCTCGCCGCCGAGTTCCAGGCGCGCACCGTCTTCGAGACGGTCGAAGATAATCCGTTTCTCGCCAAGTTTTATCAAGACCGCGAAACCTTTGCCTTTCAAAACCAGCTATTCTTTCTTCTCAGCCGCTATCAGCAGCAGCGAAAGCTGATCCAGCAGGAGCTTTTCAGTCAGGCGACGGTCTCCGACTACCTCTTCGCCAAGGACAAGATATTCGCGAGTCTCACGCTCAGCGCCGAAGAGCTCGGCTTATATCACCAGATTTATCAGCTCCTTGACCCGCGTCTGTCCAAGCCCGACCTCGTGGTTTACCTGCAGGCGCGGCCCGACGTCCTTTACAAAAGGCTCAAAAAGAGAGATAAGAGCTATGAAAGAGGCGTTTCCCTGGAATACCTTACAGAGGTGGCTCAAGCTTACAACCAGTTCTTCTTCCATTACGACGAGAGCCCGCTTCTGGTGGTGAACACATCCGAGATCGATTTCGTTCAGAGCAGTCAAGATCTGGCTGACTTGATCCGCGAAATCAACAGCATGGGTTCCGGGACGCAACATTATATACCGCTTGGATCCAGGTAA
- the panD gene encoding aspartate 1-decarboxylase, with amino-acid sequence MQTCMLKGKIHGATVTDADLQYEGSITIDAALMETAHILTHEQVQVWSLTSGARLTTYAIPGAAGSGDICINGAAAHRIKKGEVVIVAGFAWMDEKEAVKHRPHVVFVDGRNRIREKRGELRSVSAG; translated from the coding sequence GTGCAAACTTGTATGCTCAAAGGGAAGATCCACGGTGCAACCGTCACCGACGCCGACCTCCAATACGAGGGCAGCATCACCATCGATGCGGCCTTGATGGAGACGGCGCACATTCTAACGCACGAGCAAGTGCAGGTCTGGAGCCTTACCAGCGGCGCGCGTCTTACGACCTACGCGATACCCGGCGCCGCCGGCTCCGGCGACATCTGCATCAACGGTGCGGCGGCGCACCGGATTAAAAAGGGCGAGGTCGTCATCGTCGCCGGCTTCGCGTGGATGGACGAGAAAGAGGCGGTGAAGCACCGGCCCCACGTCGTCTTCGTCGACGGGCGCAACCGCATCCGCGAGAAGCGGGGCGAATTGAGATCGGTTTCGGCCGGCTAG
- the nagZ gene encoding beta-N-acetylhexosaminidase, producing MSELRKKIGQMFMVGFTANEIGAGERKLFQDYPFGGFIFFSHNLKTPKQILSLCRSLWQTSGAVPPLISIDQEGGRVHRLPPPFTHFPAAADLGRAGNTDLAYRTGLAMARELSAVGINLDFAPVLDVRSNPNNPIIGDRSLSSDPEVVTRLGREVIRGLREGGVIPCVKHFPGHGDTAEDSHVELPVVKKSLDELRSVELPPFVCACRNQVETLMTAHVLYPALDEKFPATLSDRIIGNLLRGELGYDGVVFSDDLEMKAIGDNYSVEETARLAVHAGIDVLLFGHEINRAVTAFDFLCREAERDEALRERVEQSYGRIQKLKRRTLKAFSGAREKELENSIGGPHEKIVEEIQGSR from the coding sequence GTGTCAGAGCTGAGAAAAAAAATCGGCCAGATGTTCATGGTCGGTTTCACGGCGAACGAGATCGGCGCGGGGGAACGGAAGCTGTTCCAAGATTATCCTTTCGGCGGCTTCATTTTTTTCAGCCACAACTTGAAAACCCCGAAGCAGATTCTTTCTCTCTGCCGCTCTCTCTGGCAAACAAGCGGGGCGGTCCCGCCGTTGATCTCCATCGATCAGGAAGGCGGGCGCGTCCACAGGCTGCCGCCGCCGTTCACCCATTTTCCGGCCGCGGCCGACCTCGGCCGCGCTGGCAATACCGACCTTGCCTATCGCACCGGCTTAGCGATGGCGCGCGAGCTGTCGGCCGTGGGCATCAATCTCGACTTCGCTCCGGTTCTCGACGTCCGCTCGAACCCAAACAATCCGATCATCGGCGACCGCTCGCTTAGCTCCGATCCCGAAGTAGTCACGCGGCTCGGCCGGGAAGTCATTCGCGGCTTGAGAGAAGGCGGCGTTATCCCCTGCGTCAAGCATTTTCCCGGCCACGGCGACACGGCGGAGGATTCGCACGTCGAGCTTCCGGTGGTGAAAAAAAGTCTCGACGAGCTGAGATCGGTCGAGCTTCCTCCCTTCGTTTGCGCCTGCCGCAACCAGGTGGAAACGCTGATGACCGCCCACGTCCTCTATCCGGCGCTCGATGAAAAATTCCCGGCGACGCTTTCTGATCGAATCATTGGCAACCTGCTGCGCGGCGAGCTGGGATATGACGGCGTCGTTTTCAGCGACGACCTGGAGATGAAGGCGATCGGCGACAATTATTCCGTCGAAGAGACGGCCCGGCTCGCAGTGCATGCCGGCATCGACGTGCTTCTTTTCGGCCATGAAATCAATCGCGCCGTCACGGCTTTCGATTTTCTCTGCCGCGAGGCCGAGCGCGACGAAGCGCTACGCGAGCGCGTCGAGCAAAGCTATGGGCGAATCCAGAAGCTCAAGCGCCGGACACTGAAAGCCTTTTCCGGCGCGCGGGAGAAAGAGCTGGAAAATTCGATCGGCGGGCCGC
- the smpB gene encoding SsrA-binding protein SmpB has protein sequence MASPKEEKDICVNRRARHDYFIEETYEAGLVLQGSEVKSLRDGKANLSDSYARIMRGECVLLNAHISPYDAASHFNHEPTRTRKLLLHKREILRLSGRVREKGLTLVPLRLYFKNGRAKVELGLAKGKKLYDKRETLRKKAAQREVERSLKSRN, from the coding sequence ATGGCCTCGCCCAAAGAGGAGAAGGACATTTGCGTCAATCGCCGGGCCCGGCACGACTACTTCATAGAGGAGACCTACGAGGCCGGCCTTGTTTTGCAGGGCAGCGAGGTCAAGTCGCTGCGCGACGGCAAGGCCAACCTGTCGGACAGCTATGCCCGGATAATGCGCGGCGAGTGCGTTCTCTTGAACGCGCACATCAGCCCCTACGACGCCGCCAGCCACTTCAATCACGAGCCGACGCGCACGCGCAAGCTCTTGCTGCACAAGCGGGAGATCCTCAGGCTCTCGGGCAGGGTGCGCGAGAAAGGGTTGACCCTGGTGCCGCTCCGGCTATACTTTAAGAACGGCAGAGCGAAAGTCGAGCTGGGTCTGGCGAAGGGGAAGAAGCTTTACGACAAGCGCGAAACTCTGCGCAAGAAAGCCGCCCAGCGCGAAGTCGAAAGATCTTTGAAATCACGAAACTAA
- a CDS encoding DUF502 domain-containing protein, with amino-acid sequence MTLKERLRRYFFAGLLVLLPLVITVWLLGWIIGLMDSLLDILPASLHPSTYLPFAVPGLGALITLLLILFLGFLATGVFTRRVLRVWDGLLIRIPVFRGVYTSVQKLVETIFSPEQDGRRVVLFEYPRKGIFTVGFATGYAAGELAKHSEDRLVNIFVPTTPNPTAGFYLLVPERDIVTLEMTPEEAFKLIVSGGMISPEEKVLLVGPK; translated from the coding sequence ATGACTCTCAAGGAAAGGCTCAGGCGCTACTTTTTTGCCGGGCTTTTGGTGCTTCTCCCGCTGGTCATCACCGTCTGGCTGCTCGGCTGGATCATCGGCCTGATGGACAGCCTGCTCGATATTCTCCCCGCGTCGCTCCATCCTTCCACCTATCTACCATTCGCCGTTCCGGGCCTAGGCGCGCTGATCACGTTGTTGCTGATCCTATTCCTCGGCTTTTTGGCCACCGGCGTGTTCACGCGCAGAGTGCTCCGCGTGTGGGACGGCCTCCTCATTCGCATTCCGGTCTTCCGCGGCGTCTACACTTCCGTGCAGAAGCTGGTCGAAACTATTTTCAGTCCGGAACAGGATGGGAGAAGGGTGGTCCTGTTCGAGTATCCGCGCAAAGGGATTTTCACCGTCGGTTTCGCCACGGGCTACGCGGCTGGAGAGCTTGCAAAACATTCGGAAGATCGGCTCGTCAACATCTTCGTCCCCACCACGCCCAATCCAACGGCGGGATTTTATCTGCTCGTTCCGGAGCGGGACATCGTGACGCTCGAGATGACGCCCGAGGAGGCGTTCAAGCTCATCGTCTCGGGCGGAATGATCAGTCCGGAAGAGAAAGTTTTGCTCGTCGGCCCGAAGTGA